From one Gimesia sp. genomic stretch:
- the pabB gene encoding aminodeoxychorismate synthase component I, which translates to MSGNVSQDLSHCSPVQGTSDTSQLPLVEELTPSPDLELLLQEFANEKGLLILDSARNAGSLGRYSYLMCNPLKRFQIQQAQLGTDPFETIRRLHRDLWRPAIPELPPFQGGFAGLLSYELGCSWEQFPRAINDEFKLPDLAVGFYDWVIAWDHQQHRAWLIVHGFDDTLDSQCTDQAARRLREIKRRIDAVVLQQHNPVPPQSNQGMRLEQKNLSACYAVDGFPGIFSNFSKDEFLRRIERIIEYIYAGDIFQANFSQRLLSQATMPAADLYLNLRSRNAAPFAGYFAWDDWTVLSASPERFLQLSDNEVETRPIKGTRRRKTVPEADLLTRDELRESKKDQAENVMIVDLLRNDLSRVCQPGTIRVPHLCKVETYETVQHLVSEVRGKLKPEHSVWDLLAASFPGGSISGAPKVRAMEIIAELEPTVRGPYCGSLFYAGLNGEFDSNILIRTFTIRKGWIQFPVGGGIIAQSQPRLEYEETLHKAAGMLAALKP; encoded by the coding sequence ATGTCCGGTAATGTCTCTCAGGATCTCTCACATTGCTCCCCAGTGCAGGGGACCAGTGATACGAGCCAGCTCCCGCTCGTCGAAGAGCTCACCCCCAGTCCGGACCTCGAACTTCTGCTTCAGGAATTTGCCAACGAAAAGGGGTTACTTATCCTGGACAGCGCCCGAAATGCCGGATCTCTGGGCCGCTACTCCTACCTGATGTGCAACCCATTGAAACGTTTTCAAATTCAACAGGCCCAATTGGGAACCGATCCCTTCGAGACGATCAGAAGACTTCATAGAGATTTGTGGAGACCCGCAATCCCAGAGCTTCCCCCATTCCAGGGAGGCTTTGCAGGATTGCTTTCATATGAGCTTGGATGCAGTTGGGAACAGTTTCCCCGGGCAATCAATGATGAATTCAAGCTCCCTGATCTCGCTGTCGGCTTTTATGACTGGGTCATCGCCTGGGATCATCAACAACATCGTGCCTGGCTGATCGTCCACGGATTTGATGACACACTGGACTCACAATGTACCGATCAGGCTGCCCGGCGACTCCGTGAGATCAAACGACGAATTGATGCGGTCGTACTTCAGCAACACAATCCTGTCCCACCTCAATCGAATCAAGGAATGCGGTTAGAACAAAAGAATCTATCTGCCTGCTACGCGGTCGATGGATTTCCAGGTATCTTCAGCAATTTCAGCAAAGATGAGTTTCTCCGTCGTATTGAGCGAATCATTGAATATATCTACGCAGGTGATATTTTCCAGGCGAATTTCTCACAACGATTACTCAGTCAGGCCACGATGCCAGCCGCAGACCTTTACCTCAATTTACGATCACGTAATGCGGCTCCCTTTGCTGGCTACTTTGCCTGGGATGACTGGACGGTACTCAGCGCCTCCCCGGAACGCTTCCTGCAACTATCGGACAACGAAGTTGAGACCCGCCCCATCAAGGGAACCCGCAGGCGTAAGACAGTCCCCGAAGCCGATTTACTCACTCGTGATGAACTGCGGGAAAGTAAAAAGGATCAGGCGGAAAACGTCATGATCGTCGACCTGCTGCGGAATGACCTGTCTCGTGTTTGTCAGCCTGGTACAATTCGTGTCCCCCATTTGTGTAAAGTGGAAACATACGAAACGGTCCAGCATCTCGTTTCCGAGGTCCGTGGAAAGCTCAAGCCAGAGCATAGTGTATGGGATCTGCTGGCAGCCTCATTTCCAGGAGGTTCGATCAGCGGTGCTCCCAAAGTTCGTGCCATGGAAATTATCGCCGAACTGGAACCTACGGTCCGTGGCCCTTATTGTGGCTCGCTCTTCTATGCAGGACTTAATGGTGAATTTGACAGCAATATTCTGATCAGGACCTTTACAATCAGAAAAGGCTGGATTCAATTTCCTGTCGGGGGAGGCATCATAGCCCAGAGTCAACCACGACTGGAGTATGAGGAAACGTTGCACAAAGCAGCTGGTATGCTCGCAGCTCTAAAACCATGA
- a CDS encoding aminodeoxychorismate/anthranilate synthase component II encodes MILIIDNYDSFVFNLARYFEELGQQTHVVRNDQITIAEVTQLAPAAIILSPGPCTPQEAGLCQDLVRHFINQVPILGVCLGHQSIAASLRGKIIRAPEPIHGQTSLIHHQSSRLLAGLPDPFPATRYHSLIIDETTLPAELIITARTSEGIPMAIEHQTASLFGVQFHPESILTECGLQLLENFLSFVQPCLSE; translated from the coding sequence ATGATTCTGATTATCGATAACTACGACAGTTTTGTGTTTAATCTGGCCCGGTACTTTGAAGAACTCGGGCAGCAGACTCACGTCGTACGTAATGATCAGATAACGATTGCAGAAGTCACTCAGCTGGCGCCGGCTGCGATTATTCTCTCTCCTGGTCCCTGTACTCCTCAGGAAGCTGGTCTCTGCCAGGACCTGGTAAGGCACTTTATTAATCAGGTTCCAATCCTGGGAGTCTGTCTGGGACATCAGTCTATCGCCGCGAGTCTCAGAGGAAAGATCATCCGCGCACCTGAGCCGATTCATGGTCAGACATCGCTGATACACCATCAGAGTTCCCGACTTTTAGCTGGCTTACCTGATCCGTTTCCAGCCACACGCTATCACTCACTGATCATTGATGAAACTACTTTACCAGCTGAACTGATAATCACAGCGCGGACCAGTGAGGGAATACCAATGGCGATTGAGCATCAGACCGCGTCGCTCTTTGGAGTTCAATTCCACCCGGAATCAATCCTCACAGAGTGTGGGTTGCAGTTGCTGGAAAACTTTCTCTCTTTTGTTCAGCCCTGTCTCTCTGAGTAA
- a CDS encoding thioredoxin family protein, whose amino-acid sequence MRYTIVKPNRQSLSILTVTFSLFVISISQSSAGEWLHDFDAAQKQAQAKDLPILLHFHASWCGPCHQMEQTVLRTAAVKKLFGQRVIGVKIDSDQNRHLVDRFNVRSLPSDILLTPTGTIITRTDGFQNQNVYLSFLGRGASRYEKDRRVYLAQKSKQELMERKRQEMEQQAAEEPEPANTQKSYVASTPDRVGLEGYSPVALTRDREWKKGQEEFRWPYQGITYHLASRTELEIFKVDPGRYAPQLLGCDPVILNKQDRAIPGDTKYGAYYDRNLYLFVDLESREEFKKNPDRYSRTMHVLKIEDVGGSILR is encoded by the coding sequence ATGCGATATACCATCGTCAAACCAAACCGTCAAAGTTTATCAATCTTAACAGTCACGTTCTCGCTATTCGTGATCTCCATCAGCCAGTCCTCAGCTGGTGAATGGTTGCATGATTTTGACGCTGCCCAGAAACAGGCCCAGGCTAAAGACCTGCCTATCCTGCTGCATTTTCATGCTTCATGGTGTGGACCCTGCCATCAGATGGAACAAACGGTATTGCGAACCGCTGCCGTTAAGAAGCTGTTCGGTCAACGAGTGATCGGTGTCAAAATCGACAGTGATCAGAACCGTCATCTCGTCGATCGATTCAACGTTCGTTCATTACCCAGTGACATTCTACTGACTCCCACGGGGACGATCATCACTCGTACGGATGGATTTCAGAATCAAAACGTCTATCTTAGTTTCCTGGGACGTGGTGCCTCCCGCTATGAAAAAGACCGACGGGTATATCTGGCTCAGAAAAGCAAACAGGAGCTGATGGAACGTAAGCGTCAGGAAATGGAACAGCAGGCAGCGGAAGAACCGGAACCTGCAAATACTCAGAAATCCTATGTTGCTTCCACTCCTGATCGTGTAGGGCTGGAAGGTTACAGCCCAGTCGCCCTGACCAGGGATCGGGAATGGAAGAAGGGGCAGGAAGAATTCAGGTGGCCTTACCAGGGAATTACTTATCATCTGGCAAGTCGTACAGAATTGGAAATCTTCAAAGTCGATCCAGGGCGCTATGCGCCGCAGTTACTGGGTTGCGACCCAGTGATCTTGAATAAACAGGATCGGGCCATTCCAGGTGATACTAAATACGGTGCCTATTATGACCGCAACCTGTATCTGTTTGTCGATCTGGAATCACGTGAAGAATTCAAAAAGAATCCAGACCGTTACAGCCGCACAATGCATGTGCTTAAAATTGAAGACGTGGGCGGCAGCATCCTGCGATAA